In a single window of the Streptomyces sp. CGMCC 4.7035 genome:
- a CDS encoding phosphatase PAP2 family protein, translated as MGERTVTTLEGREQTAPAPQPVTDEAEDRARQGLLRRLRTPRRPRFWFEILLIAVSYWTYSLIRNAVPEQKAEALGNADWVWRLENHLGIAVEDAVNHTTNSVTWLIVGMNYYYATLHFVVTLGVLVWLFRSHPGRYAATRLALFATTAVALLGYYFFPLAPPRLMNGGGFVDTVVVHQTWGSMASGDLKHMSNQYAAMPSMHIGWSLWCGLTIFALTTVPWVRILSLLYPVATLVVIVATANHFWLDAVGGMVCLTFGFTVAWLWYGALPYALPRLVTGAGAPALLPART; from the coding sequence ATGGGCGAAAGGACCGTGACGACGCTGGAGGGCCGGGAGCAGACCGCTCCGGCACCACAGCCGGTCACCGACGAAGCGGAGGACCGCGCGAGGCAAGGCCTCCTGCGTCGGCTCCGTACTCCTCGCCGTCCTCGCTTCTGGTTCGAGATCCTGCTCATCGCGGTGAGTTACTGGACGTACTCGCTGATCCGCAACGCGGTGCCGGAGCAGAAGGCCGAGGCACTGGGCAACGCGGACTGGGTGTGGCGGCTGGAGAACCACCTGGGGATCGCCGTCGAGGACGCGGTCAACCACACCACGAACTCGGTGACGTGGCTGATCGTCGGCATGAACTACTACTACGCCACGCTGCACTTCGTCGTGACGCTGGGTGTCCTGGTGTGGCTGTTCCGCAGCCATCCGGGCCGCTACGCGGCGACGCGGCTCGCCCTGTTCGCCACGACGGCGGTGGCACTGCTCGGCTACTACTTCTTCCCGCTGGCGCCGCCGCGCCTGATGAACGGTGGGGGCTTCGTCGACACCGTGGTGGTGCACCAGACCTGGGGCTCGATGGCCTCGGGCGACCTGAAGCACATGTCGAACCAGTACGCCGCGATGCCGTCGATGCACATCGGATGGTCGCTGTGGTGCGGCCTGACGATCTTCGCGCTGACCACGGTGCCGTGGGTGCGCATCCTGAGCCTGCTGTACCCGGTGGCGACCCTGGTGGTGATCGTCGCCACGGCGAACCATTTCTGGCTGGACGCGGTGGGCGGCATGGTGTGCCTGACGTTCGGCTTCACGGTGGCGTGGCTGTGGTACGGCGCGTTGCCGTACGCGCTGCCGCGCCTGGTGACGGGGGCGGGTGCGCCCGCGCTGCTGCCCGCGAGAACGTGA
- a CDS encoding bifunctional [glutamine synthetase] adenylyltransferase/[glutamine synthetase]-adenylyl-L-tyrosine phosphorylase, with protein sequence MTMPGRRSSTFTRLLRHGFTDPSAAERLLESVELAPIRTDPVLLDALGGTADPDLALRGLVRLLEAQPGPTARRELLDTLIAAKPLRDRLLGVLGASAALADHLARHPGDWHALVTYEAQDLHPGVAEFERQLAQATDPVSLRVAYRRCLLSIAARDVCGTIDVAQTAAELADLATATLRAALAIARAAAPDDAAICRLAVIAMGKCGGHELNYVSDVDVIFVGETTNGADERKALQAATRLASHMMRICSESTIEGTIWPVDANLRPEGRNGPLVRTLSSHLAYYQRWAKTWEFQALLKARPVAGDMDLGEEYIATLSPLVWQAAERENFVADVQKMRRRVVANIPAAEVERELKLGPGGLRDVEFAVQLLQLVHGRSDASLRSGTTLDALKALAVGGYVGRADGAQLDDAYRFLRSMEHRIQLYRLRRTHLVPVDEDDLRRLGRSLGLRTDPVAELHREWKRHTSVVRRLHEKLFYRPLLDAVAQLAPGEARLSPEAARERLVALGYADPAAALRHLEALASGVTRKAAIQRTLLPVLLGWFADSADPDAGLLNFRKVSDALGKTPWYLRLLRDEGAAAENLARVLSAGRLAPDLLMRAPEAVALLGDGDGGGLEPRFRAHLEQEILAAVGRAENAQQAVTVARGVRRRELFRTAATDIVGSYGTEDAPALPDQGALVDMVGGAVSDLTAATLAGTLRAVVRDGWGDTLPTRFAVIGMGRFGGHELGYGSDADVLFVHEPREGVDEREAAEAANTVVAEMRRLLQLPSTDPPLLIDAGLRPEGKSGPLVRTLTSYEAYYRRWSLVWESQALLRAEPVAGDEDLGRRFIELVDPLRYPAEGLGEDAVREIRRLKARMESERLPRGADKTLHTKLGRGGLSDVEWTVQLLQLQHGWAEPGLRTTRTRAALSAACAAGLIPGEEAAILDEAWVLATRVRNAVMLVRGRAGDTFPSQSRELAAVGRYLGYGPGHAGDMLDDYRRTTRRARAVVEQIFYGA encoded by the coding sequence ATGACGATGCCGGGGCGCAGGAGCAGTACCTTCACTCGGCTGCTGCGGCACGGCTTCACCGACCCGTCCGCCGCCGAGCGGCTCCTGGAGAGCGTCGAGCTGGCGCCGATAAGGACCGACCCCGTCCTCCTCGACGCCCTGGGCGGGACCGCCGATCCCGATCTGGCGCTGCGCGGCCTCGTCCGGCTCCTTGAGGCGCAGCCCGGCCCCACCGCCCGGCGCGAGCTGCTGGACACGCTGATCGCGGCCAAGCCCCTGCGGGACCGGCTGCTCGGCGTCCTCGGCGCCTCCGCCGCGCTCGCCGACCACCTCGCCCGCCACCCCGGCGACTGGCACGCGCTGGTCACCTACGAGGCGCAGGACCTCCACCCCGGGGTGGCGGAATTCGAACGGCAGCTCGCGCAGGCCACCGACCCCGTCTCGCTGCGTGTCGCCTACCGCCGCTGTCTGCTGTCGATCGCCGCACGCGACGTGTGCGGCACGATCGACGTGGCCCAGACCGCCGCCGAACTGGCCGACCTCGCCACGGCCACCCTGCGCGCCGCCCTCGCCATCGCCCGCGCCGCGGCCCCCGACGACGCGGCGATCTGCCGGCTCGCGGTGATCGCGATGGGCAAGTGCGGCGGCCACGAGCTGAACTACGTCTCCGACGTGGACGTCATCTTCGTCGGCGAGACCACGAACGGCGCCGACGAGCGCAAGGCCCTCCAGGCGGCGACCCGGCTCGCCTCGCACATGATGCGGATCTGCTCCGAGTCCACGATCGAGGGCACGATCTGGCCCGTGGACGCCAATCTGCGGCCCGAGGGCAGAAACGGTCCGCTGGTGCGCACCCTGAGCAGCCACCTCGCCTACTACCAGCGCTGGGCCAAGACCTGGGAGTTCCAGGCCCTGCTCAAGGCGCGCCCGGTGGCCGGGGACATGGACCTCGGCGAGGAGTACATCGCCACCCTCTCCCCCCTCGTCTGGCAGGCCGCCGAGCGCGAGAACTTCGTCGCCGACGTGCAGAAGATGCGCCGCCGGGTCGTCGCGAACATCCCGGCCGCGGAGGTCGAGCGCGAACTCAAGCTCGGACCGGGAGGCCTGCGAGACGTCGAGTTCGCCGTGCAACTGCTCCAGCTGGTGCACGGCCGGTCCGACGCCTCGCTCCGCAGCGGCACCACGCTGGACGCGCTGAAGGCGCTGGCGGTCGGCGGCTACGTCGGGCGCGCCGACGGCGCCCAGCTCGACGACGCCTACCGTTTCCTGCGCTCCATGGAGCACCGCATCCAGCTCTACCGGCTGCGCCGCACCCACCTCGTCCCCGTGGACGAGGACGACCTGCGCCGCCTCGGCCGCTCCCTCGGCCTGCGGACCGACCCGGTCGCCGAGCTGCACCGCGAGTGGAAGCGGCACACCAGCGTCGTACGCCGCCTGCACGAGAAGCTCTTCTACCGCCCGCTCCTGGACGCGGTCGCCCAACTCGCCCCCGGCGAGGCCCGGCTGAGCCCCGAGGCGGCCCGTGAACGCCTCGTGGCCCTCGGTTACGCCGACCCCGCGGCCGCCCTGCGCCATCTGGAGGCGCTGGCGTCCGGCGTCACCCGCAAGGCCGCCATCCAGCGCACCCTGCTGCCCGTCCTCCTCGGCTGGTTCGCCGACTCCGCCGACCCGGACGCCGGTCTGCTCAACTTCCGCAAGGTGTCGGACGCGCTCGGCAAGACCCCCTGGTACCTGCGGCTGCTCCGCGACGAGGGCGCCGCCGCCGAGAACCTCGCCCGTGTTCTGTCCGCGGGCAGGCTCGCCCCCGACCTGCTGATGCGCGCGCCCGAGGCGGTGGCACTCCTCGGCGACGGGGACGGCGGCGGACTCGAACCCCGCTTCCGCGCCCATCTGGAGCAGGAGATCCTCGCGGCGGTCGGCCGCGCGGAAAACGCCCAGCAGGCGGTCACGGTGGCGCGCGGCGTGCGGCGGCGTGAGCTGTTCCGTACGGCAGCCACGGACATCGTCGGCTCGTACGGCACCGAGGACGCACCGGCCCTGCCGGACCAGGGCGCCCTGGTGGACATGGTGGGCGGCGCGGTCTCGGACCTGACGGCCGCGACGCTGGCGGGCACGCTGCGGGCGGTCGTACGGGACGGCTGGGGCGACACGCTGCCCACCCGGTTCGCGGTCATCGGCATGGGCCGCTTCGGCGGTCACGAACTGGGCTACGGCTCCGACGCGGACGTTCTGTTCGTGCACGAGCCCAGGGAGGGCGTGGACGAACGGGAGGCGGCCGAGGCCGCGAACACCGTGGTCGCGGAGATGCGCCGGCTGCTCCAGCTGCCGAGCACCGATCCGCCGCTGCTGATCGACGCCGGTCTGCGGCCCGAGGGCAAGTCGGGACCGCTCGTGCGCACCCTGACGTCGTACGAGGCGTACTACCGGCGCTGGTCGCTGGTCTGGGAGTCGCAGGCGCTGCTGCGGGCCGAGCCGGTCGCCGGGGACGAGGACCTGGGCCGCCGCTTCATCGAGCTGGTCGACCCGCTGCGCTACCCGGCGGAGGGCCTCGGTGAGGACGCCGTGCGCGAGATCCGGCGCCTGAAGGCCCGTATGGAGTCGGAACGGCTGCCGCGGGGCGCCGACAAGACGCTCCACACGAAGCTGGGCCGGGGCGGCCTGTCGGACGTGGAGTGGACGGTCCAGCTGCTCCAGTTGCAGCACGGCTGGGCGGAACCGGGCCTGCGCACCACCCGCACCCGCGCCGCCCTCTCCGCCGCCTGCGCGGCCGGACTGATCCCCGGCGAGGAGGCGGCGATCCTGGACGAGGCATGGGTCCTCGCCACGCGGGTGCGCAACGCGGTGATGCTGGTCCGGGGACGGGCGGGCGACACGTTCCCGTCCCAGAGCCGGGAGCTGGCCGCGGTGGGGCGCTATCTGGGCTACGGCCCGGGCCACGCGGGCGACATGCTCGACGACTACCGGCGCACGACGCGGAGGGCTCGGGCGGTGGTGGAGCAGATCTTCTACGGAGCGTGA
- a CDS encoding phage baseplate protein, which produces MPSNDRGLSRRRLFGTGGGLAAAALLGSGATLLGAGPAHAVVDDSPRFKLDGNGGNPVWKKSLHANWVMQSFAYDNVNQHIYFAQTNSANTAPDHVGDLWITKTDTSGNELGAMALHNFGHGVSIGVEPYQGAVYLWTEWMSSDSGFGTRVGRFKFVDGATLEKTDTSIQDRTPSIGDTMINPQPAIDPSTDRLWVRYKVGDDMPRIVGFTMSDARAGRLTKSPEYRLAERALPSRGDWGKTNPFQGFAVYGRYAYLLEGAANGPSYISVIDLNDSGQSLVVDRWETTAGQSLDGREPQGMAIWLASGAARLAFGFHSNTDGVRQSSVFYKSEFV; this is translated from the coding sequence ATGCCTTCGAACGATCGTGGTCTCAGCCGGCGGCGGCTGTTCGGGACCGGTGGCGGCTTGGCCGCCGCGGCCCTGCTCGGCTCCGGCGCCACTCTGCTCGGCGCCGGCCCCGCGCACGCCGTGGTCGATGACTCCCCGCGGTTCAAGCTGGACGGGAACGGCGGCAACCCCGTCTGGAAGAAGTCCCTGCATGCCAACTGGGTCATGCAGTCTTTCGCGTACGACAACGTCAACCAGCACATCTATTTCGCCCAGACCAACTCGGCGAACACGGCCCCCGACCACGTCGGAGATCTGTGGATCACCAAGACGGACACCTCCGGCAACGAACTCGGCGCGATGGCCCTGCACAACTTCGGCCATGGGGTCTCGATCGGCGTGGAGCCTTATCAGGGCGCTGTCTACCTGTGGACCGAGTGGATGAGCAGTGACTCCGGATTCGGTACAAGGGTCGGACGGTTCAAGTTCGTCGACGGGGCCACGCTGGAGAAGACCGACACGTCGATCCAGGACCGCACGCCCTCGATCGGCGACACCATGATCAACCCGCAGCCCGCGATCGACCCGTCGACCGACCGGCTGTGGGTGCGCTACAAGGTCGGCGATGACATGCCGCGCATCGTCGGTTTCACCATGAGCGACGCCCGCGCCGGACGGCTGACCAAAAGTCCCGAATACCGGCTGGCCGAACGGGCCCTGCCGTCCCGGGGGGACTGGGGGAAGACCAATCCCTTCCAGGGGTTCGCCGTCTACGGCCGCTACGCCTACCTTCTGGAGGGCGCGGCGAACGGCCCGTCGTACATCTCGGTCATCGACCTGAACGACAGCGGCCAGTCCCTGGTCGTGGACCGATGGGAGACGACGGCCGGCCAGTCACTGGACGGTCGTGAACCGCAGGGCATGGCGATCTGGCTGGCGTCCGGTGCCGCACGGCTGGCCTTCGGCTTCCACTCGAACACCGACGGGGTGCGGCAGTCCAGCGTCTTCTACAAGAGTGAGTTCGTGTAG
- the glnA gene encoding type I glutamate--ammonia ligase has product MDKQQEFVLRTLEERDIRFVRLWFTDVLGFLKSVAVAPAELEQAFDEGIGFDGSAIEGFARVYESDMIAKPDPSTFQVLPWRAEAPGTARMFCDILMPDGSPSFADPRYVLKRALARASDLGFTFYTHPEIEFFLLKDRPLDGSRPTPADNSGYFDHTPQNIGMDFRRQAITMLESMGISVEFSHHEGAPGQQEIDLRYADALSTADNIMTFRLVMKQVALEQGVQATFMPKPFSEHPGSGMHTHLSLFEGDRNAFYESGAEYQLSKVGRSFIAGLLRHAAEISAVTNQWVNSYKRIWGGAERTAGAGGEAPSYICWGHNNRSALVRVPMYKPGKTGSARVEVRSLDSGANPYLAYAVLLAAGLKGIEEGYELPPGAEDDVWALTDAERRAMGIEPLPQNLGEALTLMERSDLIAETLGEHVFDFFLRNKRQEWEEYRSEVTAFELRKNLPVL; this is encoded by the coding sequence ATGGACAAGCAGCAGGAGTTCGTGCTCCGGACCTTGGAGGAGCGCGACATCCGGTTCGTACGCCTGTGGTTCACGGACGTGCTGGGCTTCCTCAAGTCCGTGGCCGTGGCGCCGGCCGAGCTGGAGCAGGCCTTCGACGAGGGCATCGGCTTCGACGGCTCCGCCATCGAGGGCTTCGCGCGGGTCTACGAGTCCGACATGATCGCCAAGCCGGACCCGTCGACCTTCCAGGTCCTGCCCTGGCGCGCCGAGGCACCCGGCACGGCTCGCATGTTCTGCGACATCCTCATGCCGGACGGCTCCCCGTCCTTCGCGGACCCGCGATACGTGCTCAAGCGCGCCCTCGCCCGCGCCTCCGACCTGGGCTTCACCTTCTACACCCACCCGGAGATCGAGTTCTTCCTGCTGAAGGACCGGCCGCTGGACGGCTCCCGCCCGACCCCGGCCGACAACTCCGGCTACTTCGACCACACCCCGCAGAACATCGGCATGGACTTCCGCCGCCAGGCCATCACCATGCTGGAGTCGATGGGCATCTCGGTGGAGTTCTCCCACCACGAGGGCGCGCCGGGCCAGCAGGAGATCGACCTGCGCTATGCCGACGCGCTGTCCACGGCGGACAACATCATGACGTTCCGCCTGGTCATGAAGCAGGTGGCGCTGGAGCAGGGGGTCCAGGCGACCTTCATGCCGAAGCCGTTCTCGGAGCACCCGGGCTCGGGCATGCACACGCACCTGTCGCTCTTCGAGGGCGACCGGAACGCGTTCTACGAGTCGGGCGCCGAGTACCAGCTCTCGAAGGTCGGCCGCTCCTTCATCGCCGGCCTGCTGCGGCACGCGGCGGAGATCTCCGCGGTCACGAACCAGTGGGTCAACTCCTACAAGCGCATCTGGGGCGGCGCGGAGCGCACAGCGGGCGCCGGCGGCGAGGCTCCCTCGTACATCTGCTGGGGCCACAACAACCGCTCGGCCCTGGTCCGCGTCCCGATGTACAAGCCGGGCAAGACGGGCTCGGCCCGTGTCGAGGTCCGCTCGCTCGACTCGGGTGCGAACCCGTATCTGGCCTACGCGGTCCTGCTGGCCGCCGGCCTGAAGGGCATCGAGGAGGGCTACGAGCTCCCGCCGGGCGCCGAGGACGACGTGTGGGCCCTGACGGACGCCGAGCGCCGCGCGATGGGCATCGAGCCGCTGCCGCAGAACCTGGGCGAGGCGCTCACCCTGATGGAGCGCAGCGACCTGATCGCCGAGACGCTGGGCGAGCACGTCTTCGACTTCTTCCTGCGCAACAAGCGGCAGGAGTGGGAGGAGTACCGCTCCGAGGTGACGGCGTTCGAGCTGCGCAAGAACCTGCCGGTGCTGTAG
- a CDS encoding globin domain-containing protein, giving the protein MLSEQSAATVRATLPAVGAAIGEITERFYGRLFAAHPDLLRNLFNRGNQAAGTQRQALAGSIAAFATYLVEHPDERPDVMLSRIAHKHASLGVLPEQYPVVHEHLFAAIVEVLGEAVTPEVAAAWDEVYWLMANALIAIEKRLYEESEHLGFRTWEVVGRVEETADVATFQLRPADDGPVPDFGPGQYVSVRVELPDGARQIRQYSLSSAPGSPVRQISVKRERGGAGPDGEVSGHLHAHVREGSTLELSAPYGDLVLQATDAPLLLASAGIGVTPMIAMLEQLARTGHSAPVTVVHADRSPAAHALRADHEAFAAKLPDAAVHLWYEEEAPDSAHTGLVDLSTVPVASGTRAYLCGPLPFMRAVRTQLIEKGVAPADIHYEVFGPDLWLSQG; this is encoded by the coding sequence ATGCTGTCCGAACAGTCCGCCGCCACCGTGCGCGCCACCCTCCCCGCCGTCGGCGCCGCCATCGGCGAGATCACCGAGCGCTTCTACGGCAGGCTGTTCGCGGCCCACCCCGATCTGCTGCGCAACCTCTTCAACCGCGGCAACCAGGCCGCCGGCACCCAGCGACAGGCCCTCGCGGGCTCGATCGCGGCCTTCGCGACGTATCTCGTCGAGCACCCGGACGAGCGGCCCGACGTGATGCTGAGCCGCATCGCCCACAAGCACGCCTCCCTGGGCGTGCTGCCCGAGCAGTACCCCGTCGTCCACGAGCACCTCTTCGCCGCCATCGTCGAGGTCCTCGGCGAGGCGGTCACTCCCGAGGTCGCCGCCGCCTGGGACGAGGTCTACTGGCTGATGGCCAACGCCCTCATCGCCATCGAGAAGCGGCTGTACGAGGAGAGCGAGCACCTCGGCTTCCGGACGTGGGAGGTCGTCGGGCGCGTCGAGGAGACCGCGGACGTCGCCACCTTCCAGCTCCGCCCCGCCGACGACGGCCCCGTCCCGGACTTCGGCCCCGGCCAGTACGTCTCCGTACGCGTCGAGCTTCCCGACGGCGCCCGGCAGATCCGCCAGTACAGCCTCTCCAGCGCGCCCGGCTCACCGGTGCGGCAGATCAGCGTCAAGCGCGAGCGCGGTGGTGCGGGCCCCGACGGCGAGGTCTCGGGCCACCTCCACGCGCACGTGCGCGAGGGCAGCACCCTGGAGCTGTCCGCCCCCTACGGCGACCTCGTCCTTCAGGCCACGGACGCCCCCCTGCTGCTCGCCTCCGCCGGCATCGGCGTCACCCCGATGATCGCCATGCTGGAACAGCTCGCCCGCACCGGTCACAGCGCCCCCGTCACGGTCGTGCACGCCGACCGTTCCCCCGCCGCGCACGCCCTGCGCGCCGACCACGAGGCCTTCGCGGCCAAGCTGCCGGACGCGGCCGTTCACCTCTGGTACGAGGAGGAGGCTCCCGACTCCGCGCACACCGGCCTCGTGGACCTGTCCACCGTGCCGGTCGCGTCGGGCACACGCGCGTACCTGTGCGGTCCGCTGCCCTTCATGCGCGCAGTGCGCACCCAGCTCATCGAGAAGGGTGTGGCGCCCGCCGACATCCACTACGAGGTGTTCGGGCCGGACCTCTGGCTGTCCCAGGGCTGA
- a CDS encoding RrF2 family transcriptional regulator: MRLLRSTDLALRVLMRLAVAGESHPTTREVAAAMDVPYTHTAKVVAELQHMGLLEARRGRGGGLAVTEAGRTASVGAVVRAFEGVGDVVECEGATPCPLRSGCRLRSALRQAQEAFFASLDPLTLEDVVAEPTGPLLLTLSPAPPHS, from the coding sequence ATGCGGCTGTTGCGCTCCACCGATCTCGCGCTGCGCGTCCTGATGCGGCTCGCCGTCGCCGGCGAGTCCCACCCCACGACGCGGGAGGTGGCGGCGGCGATGGACGTGCCCTACACGCACACCGCGAAGGTCGTCGCCGAACTCCAGCACATGGGACTGCTGGAAGCCCGACGTGGCCGGGGCGGCGGGCTCGCGGTCACCGAGGCCGGGCGCACGGCGTCGGTCGGCGCGGTCGTCCGCGCCTTCGAGGGGGTCGGCGACGTCGTCGAGTGCGAGGGCGCCACGCCCTGCCCGCTCCGCTCCGGGTGCCGGCTGCGGTCCGCGCTGCGGCAGGCCCAGGAAGCCTTCTTCGCCTCGCTGGACCCGCTGACGCTGGAGGATGTGGTGGCGGAGCCGACCGGGCCGTTGCTGCTGACCCTCTCTCCGGCGCCGCCTCACTCCTGA
- a CDS encoding DUF3105 domain-containing protein: MGSANKTGSAERRARIEEMRRAERARERRNRILTIGASVVVVTGLVIGGVVLIQSQSGDKASAASDSGDKPTVGASKDPGHFVTGADGVKTWKGTLGRTHVTKRVNYPMEPPVGGDHNRVWQNCNGDVYTKAIDNMNAVHSLEHGAVWVTYNSKASKADVDALAAKVKKTPYTLMSPVEDQKDPLMLSAWAHQRTVKSASDPDVDKFFAQFVQGSQTPEPGAVCTGGLSQ, translated from the coding sequence ATGGGTTCCGCGAACAAGACCGGCTCCGCCGAGCGCAGGGCACGCATAGAGGAGATGCGCCGCGCCGAGCGTGCCCGTGAGCGCCGCAACCGGATCCTGACGATAGGGGCCAGCGTGGTCGTCGTCACCGGTCTCGTCATCGGCGGTGTCGTCCTCATCCAGTCGCAGTCCGGCGACAAGGCCTCCGCGGCGAGCGATTCCGGCGACAAGCCCACGGTGGGCGCCTCCAAGGACCCGGGCCACTTCGTCACGGGCGCGGACGGCGTGAAGACCTGGAAGGGCACGCTGGGCCGCACCCACGTCACCAAGAGGGTGAACTACCCCATGGAACCCCCGGTCGGCGGCGACCACAACCGGGTGTGGCAGAACTGCAACGGCGACGTCTACACCAAGGCGATCGACAACATGAACGCGGTGCACTCGCTGGAGCACGGCGCCGTCTGGGTGACGTACAACAGCAAGGCGTCCAAGGCCGACGTCGACGCGCTCGCGGCCAAGGTCAAGAAGACCCCGTACACCCTGATGAGCCCGGTCGAGGACCAGAAGGACCCCCTCATGCTCAGCGCCTGGGCCCACCAGCGGACGGTGAAGAGCGCGAGCGACCCGGACGTGGACAAGTTCTTCGCCCAGTTCGTCCAGGGCTCCCAGACGCCCGAGCCGGGCGCCGTCTGCACCGGCGGGCTGTCCCAGTGA
- a CDS encoding DUF305 domain-containing protein, whose amino-acid sequence MRHIGWIAGAAAAALVAAGAITYAVAEDAGPAKTPTADSADAGFARDMAVHHQQAVEMSYIVRDRTKNEDVRRLAYDIAQTQANQRGMLLGWLDLWGLPKVSADPPMTWMGMGDMASGEDGALMPGMATDSELKKLNTLNGRQAEVLYLQLMTDHHKGGIHMAEGCVAKCTVGVEKRLAQGMVDAQQSEIDLMTTMLKERGAKPRD is encoded by the coding sequence GTGAGGCACATCGGCTGGATCGCCGGGGCCGCGGCGGCGGCGCTCGTCGCGGCCGGGGCGATCACGTACGCGGTCGCCGAGGACGCCGGACCTGCTAAGACGCCCACCGCCGACTCGGCCGACGCGGGCTTCGCGCGGGACATGGCGGTCCACCACCAGCAGGCCGTCGAGATGTCGTACATCGTGCGCGACCGCACGAAGAACGAGGATGTGCGCCGACTCGCGTACGACATCGCGCAGACGCAGGCCAACCAGCGCGGCATGCTGCTGGGCTGGCTCGACCTGTGGGGGCTTCCGAAAGTGTCCGCCGATCCGCCGATGACATGGATGGGCATGGGCGACATGGCCTCCGGCGAGGACGGCGCGCTGATGCCGGGCATGGCCACCGACAGCGAGCTGAAGAAGCTGAACACGCTGAACGGCAGGCAGGCCGAGGTTCTCTACCTCCAGTTGATGACCGATCACCACAAGGGCGGCATCCACATGGCCGAGGGCTGTGTCGCCAAGTGCACGGTGGGCGTGGAGAAGAGGCTGGCCCAGGGCATGGTCGACGCCCAGCAGTCGGAGATCGACCTGATGACCACCATGCTCAAGGAGCGGGGCGCGAAGCCGCGCGACTAG